The genome window AAAACTTAAAGATTTTGAGAAAACTTTATAGGTGAGAGTTGGAATTAATGGTGTTGGTTCTAAGAGAGTAAAATTCTCTTTACCTAATAGTACTTCAAATGAGGAAATGATATTTGATGAAGAATATCATGATGCTAGGGATAATGATGAAGTGAAAGATCTTGGAGGTCTTGAGCAAGGGGAGCAATATCCTCCACTACAGATTGTTGAACCTCATGAAAGGAAGTGTGTTGGAGAACATCAAACAGTTAATTTTGAGAATATTTGGGCTTTTGATAAGGGAAAGCCAAAAAATTGGATTATGGATATCCAATGTGAAATAAATTCTTTGAAAATGTAATGTATTGACTTTAATAAAATTGTCAGTGTTagtgaaaataatgaaaaaagttgAACTTAGTGTTGGCTTGACCGTCATGAATACTAATTGAAGAGTTGGTTGAAGATCTCTTCCCTTAATGGGCTGAAAGGGAGATTGTTGGGTGCATGACATCATTGTGATCCAACCCATACTTAATTAGATTCCTcattaaatgaagtggttggaCATCTCTTTCAAGCCTCTAAAGTCAGCGTACTTTATGCACAAAAGGTGGTGCTAGGTATGTGAGAGAAGATATGTataaagagatgaaaaaaaggCTGAAGAGATTTAATTGAGGCTACTCAGCCATTTGGTTATAAGAGAACAACCAAGAAAGAGAGGTGTGTGGAGAAGAATATAGAGAAGAGAGTGCAAAGTGTTGCTGCTTGTGAGAGAAAAATAGTGTgttagaataaaagaaaaataatgagattttttttaaccatgAGACATACACGAgatttattataattgatttgataataataaaattatttgaaatttgtcccgtagttttttttaaaatgtgtgtTCTTGAGTGTGATTGCTATTTTGGGATGGTAAAttttgtgataatatttttgGCTCCTAAGAGCATTTCCAATGGTATAGCTAAACCCAAAATTCTCTCTATAATAGAGAATGAAACCATAATTCATTACTCCAATAGCCTCTTCACTTCTCAAAAAGTTTTTTGCTCATGAGCAGTAACTCATCTAATTTGATGAGTTACTGTAGATTAGGAAAAGAATTTATCAcattaaaaaattctagaacTAACTTTTTTGTGCTAGCATGAGTAAATGAAgagctaaaaaaatattaaagaaataatgaaaaaataatattttaatgaaatagagaaaatataaagaataaagtaGGTAGATAAAAGGTAAAAATCATTGTTCACTCatcaaatagtacaaaaatttgaagaatttacTAGAGATGCTCTATAAACGTGCACCAACACCTTGATCTAAGAGCTTGATTATTTCTCCTAAAATAAAAGTGCCCTACACCATAAAACCTTCAATCCTTACATAAGACCTACAATCCTTACATAAAGATATCACAACACCTACAATCCAAGCCCGGACCATTTCTTGGAACCCTTGCAAGTTGCAAGGCCATGGAAACAGATAAAGTGGAAAGCCGACAATGAGCTGTAaatatctttctttctctaacACCAAGTAATTTCTACTTTTGACATAAAGAGCACAGCACACTCGAGAAGACAAGCTTCGTAAATGGGGTATTAgccataatttatttatttatatattatctttttttaaagCAGTTTGAAAGAACCCCTCATATGGAAGGTCAGAGAGGTTGGTCGGGCTTAGATTTCGTGTAAACCCACTAACCAACCCAAATCAAGAAGTATTTAAGGAACCTCAAACCGCTACCAACACTTGACCCAATCTGTGATCGGATTTTGTTGGTACCAACCATCTCAAATTTCGTAATCAGTTGAAACTTGCATAAATGCAATGACTATAGAATTTGTTACTTCTGatggccaaaataaaagaaccaaATCCAAGACAATATGACAAAAGTTCAAAAGCTCCATTCATAAACTGTAAATAGATTCTGCAAAATAAGCAATTTGACTACAATCAACCTACCATCCACCCATATATTGAATTTGAAGTGACCAACTAATAATTTCGGCATCATATTTCATTCTTATTCGTGTATTTATGACATGCAGgcaaggaggaaaaaaaaaaccatcttgACTTCGTGAGTTTGACAAATTTACAGGGAGGTTCAGCTAAAAGGGGTCTAGACACGCTTCAACACCACCACCATAATAACCAGCACTGCCAACCCCATGAAGGATGCTCCTAGGCTCCTATCCATGAAGGTTTTGCTGGTATTTCCATTGTCTTCAGAAGTACTCTCTGCTGCTGAATGTCCAAAGATATTTTGGAAGTAGTTGGACACATTGCTCACCATCTCTTGAACTTTATGCTTAATGTTCTCCATAATATTCATAAACCCACCCTCTGAGTTTCCAGTTTCATTTTCAACAGATGATTCTTCAAACTTCTTAGCCGATTGCACATCATTGAACTCATCACCTACAACTGATTTCTCTAGGTTAGTGACCATATCTGGTACATGAGACCTACTTAAAAAACATGCTCAAGTAAATTGACTAATTGgccaaaaataaaactaatatatCAAACAACACTTACTTCTCTGGTGTGACTGGAAGAAATCCTTAAGCACATGATTATCCATCATGGCATTCCAGACATTTGGGTCACAAGCAATTGAAGCAACAACAGTCTGGGGatgaaacaaaaacagaaataTAATCACAGAAGGAATATATTGGTCAGTCATCTTAGATATCCAGGTAGGTGAAACCTTGAAAATATTAAACTTAGCTGAGACAGTCAATGAACATATATTTAGCTCTGATAGAACATAATATAAGAGAGCGAAAAATCTGAAGAAGCCTTTTAGGTTTAATTATCAATTGTTGTTTGCACTGAACCCTCCAAAAAAATAGGATTCAGATGAGCCTTAAGCATTCCATGAATTATTATATGGGAGAGGGAAGTCAATCATTACCTGAGCTTCAGGGCTTCCATTGAGTAACTTAAATGCCTGAAGGACATGGTTTGGCGCAAGAGCAGTTGGTGTATCCTCAGAGATGACACAAGATTTAGTCTCTAACTCAGGGCTTGAAAGTAGAGACAAACCAGGAACATGATTTGCAGAAAAAATATCACCAGATCCATTGGATTTTGGCGATGACAGATATACcctgaaaaataatattattcaatatgGTGCACACAGTTAACACCCCCCAACCAGTTCTCCCACCAAAAAACAACAGTAACTTTAAAACATCCATTTCTGTTCAAATTTCAAGAACactaaaaaattcattaactCAGAAATATCCGTCCCTAAATCTTTGAGACAtcatcatttcttttttattttaggactACTCAAAGATCATGTCGCCTAGTCATCTCAACCCACTCGAAACTGTGTCTCCTTCCTAGGAGATTGAAACAATTCAAGCTTAGCTGACTTTTATGTGGACCAAAATTAGCAAGGAAACACTTCTAGATTCGTCCCAAATCTaattactttgaaaaaaattctcttaCAGTACTACATGATATTACATAAACAATCCTCCAAAAAAAGGATGTCTTTCAGTGAGTAATGGGACATTGGTAAATAATGTAACCAAGTATGGGAATGCCCAAAACATATCATCATTTAATACgtttaaattaaatttcagACTATTGAATCCATACTGAACATCCTCACAGTAATTCTAAATGCAATTGAAGAGATTCCCAGGAAAACCCAAAGAGATACATGACCAACACAACCTGGTGGTTTTAGGCTCTAAAATACACGTGAACCTCACAGCCAATTCCATAACCTGTCTTGAAAGAAACCACCTCACTTGAACTATCTCcaaaatgcaaagaaaatagATGTTGGAGAATACAAAATGTTACAGATGAGTGCATGTATTCTCAAAATTGCATCTTTCAAATAGAGAGCCTACGCTTTGATGTGAGTAGGCAGTGTGCATTCAATccaccaaacccgacccaactgAGATAACACAGCCCAACACTACAATTTGTCCTAAAATTTCCCTATCCATTAGTATTATGTTCAGTTGTgcaaattgtaataatttattgaatgtCGGCCTCAAATAGTTGAATGCAAaccctatttttttaatatttgacaaAATGGCCTTAACCCAATGAGTCAACCCAACCCGAACCCTACATGTTGGGTTTGGCTTGAGATTTTGCAACTCGTAGAGGTTAGGTTGGATTGAAAAAAATACCTAAACCCAACCTAACCGACACACACCCTAAATGTAACTATGCTACTACGGATAACAAAAAAAGTAGCTGACAGAATAAAATTTGAAGGGACATTAATCCAAACaaacagaatatat of Quercus lobata isolate SW786 chromosome 8, ValleyOak3.0 Primary Assembly, whole genome shotgun sequence contains these proteins:
- the LOC115955903 gene encoding uncharacterized protein LOC115955903 isoform X2 — encoded protein: MGGGGVMRAAAKVAGVGVVSHGLRGMPSVPPSEQSVRNASRPVSTILSAKSASGDAAAPIQMPVPAAWDDWEFADGEEALVMEAGEPMPRLVFGGVPSFEEAKEATTELKDALDKVYLSSPKSNGSGDIFSANHVPGLSLLSSPELETKSCVISEDTPTALAPNHVLQAFKLLNGSPEAQTVVASIACDPNVWNAMMDNHVLKDFFQSHQRSDEFNDVQSAKKFEESSVENETGNSEGGFMNIMENIKHKVQEMVSNVSNYFQNIFGHSAAESTSEDNGNTSKTFMDRSLGASFMGLAVLVIMVVVLKRV
- the LOC115955903 gene encoding uncharacterized protein LOC115955903 isoform X1 — protein: MGGGGVMRAAAKVAGVGVVSHGLRGMPSVPPSEQSVRNASRPVSTILSAKSASGDAAAPIQMPVPAAWDDWEFADGEEALVMEAGEPMPRLVFGGVPSFEEAKEATTELKDALDKVYLSSPKSNGSGDIFSANHVPGLSLLSSPELETKSCVISEDTPTALAPNHVLQAFKLLNGSPEAQTVVASIACDPNVWNAMMDNHVLKDFFQSHQRIVGDEFNDVQSAKKFEESSVENETGNSEGGFMNIMENIKHKVQEMVSNVSNYFQNIFGHSAAESTSEDNGNTSKTFMDRSLGASFMGLAVLVIMVVVLKRV